In one window of bacterium DNA:
- a CDS encoding substrate-binding domain-containing protein, with protein sequence MSFAKLTASTLAIAAVSASAAVAQSRDNVQISGSSTVLPYASIVAEAFGENTDFPTPVVEGGGSSAGLARFCEGVGENTIDIANASRAIRESEIETCAANGVTDIIEVRFGYDGIVFASQIDGPEFTAFTQEQWFNALAPELPVDGAMVANPNTMWSDVDASLPAVEIATFIPGTRHGTREVFEEFVLLVGCEESGALQAMLDMGMSEDDAEGACIAVRTDGRSVDIDGDYTETLARIAANPEGIGVFGLSFYENNTDTLKVATMGGVMPSTETVASGEYPVSRPL encoded by the coding sequence ATGTCCTTTGCGAAACTGACTGCCTCGACGCTCGCCATCGCGGCCGTCTCCGCGTCGGCCGCCGTCGCACAGTCGCGCGACAACGTTCAGATTTCCGGTTCGTCGACCGTTCTGCCCTACGCCTCCATCGTGGCCGAAGCCTTCGGCGAGAACACCGACTTCCCGACCCCCGTCGTCGAAGGCGGCGGCTCCTCCGCCGGTCTCGCGCGGTTCTGCGAAGGCGTCGGCGAGAACACCATCGACATCGCCAACGCGTCGCGCGCCATCCGCGAGTCCGAGATCGAGACCTGCGCCGCCAACGGCGTGACCGACATCATCGAAGTCCGCTTCGGCTATGACGGCATCGTCTTCGCGAGCCAGATCGACGGCCCCGAGTTCACCGCCTTCACCCAGGAGCAGTGGTTCAACGCGCTTGCGCCCGAGCTGCCCGTGGACGGCGCCATGGTCGCCAACCCGAACACGATGTGGTCCGACGTCGATGCGTCGCTGCCCGCGGTCGAGATCGCAACCTTCATCCCGGGCACCCGTCACGGCACCCGCGAAGTCTTCGAAGAGTTCGTGCTCCTCGTCGGCTGTGAAGAGTCCGGCGCGCTCCAGGCGATGCTCGACATGGGCATGTCCGAGGACGACGCCGAAGGCGCCTGCATCGCGGTCCGCACCGATGGCCGGTCGGTCGACATCGACGGCGACTACACCGAGACCCTCGCCCGTATCGCCGCCAACCCCGAAGGCATCGGCGTGTTCGGCCTGTCGTTCTACGAGAACAACACCGACACGCTGAAGGTCGCAACCATGGGCGGCGTCATGCCCTCCACCGAAACCGTCGCTTCCGGCGAGTACCCGGTGTCGCGTCCGCT